ACTATTTCTGCCGGGGATTTTTATCTAAAAGGACATGCGGACGTATATTGGGCTATGGTCGAGTGTATGAATGCGGATTTGCCGATAGAGACGACATTTTTAAAGACAAAGCTAGGAAATAAATTTGATGAGGAAATTTTTGCAAATATTATCGGCACAAACTCTATTCTAGATATTAAAAAATATGCAACAGAACTTAGGGAAAAATCGATAAAGCGATCTCTGGTGCAGATAGCTCACCAGATCCCAAATAAGGTAAGCGAGGATAGACCTAGTCGCGATATGGTAGATGAGCTAAGTCAGAGCTTTTATTCGCTTGTTGAGGGTTCTGGATCCGGCGTGATAAAAGATAGCGAGGAGATTATATCTGATGTTTTGGCTCATCTTGAGAAGCAAAAGACTCTTGAAGATAAGGATATAGTTGGTATTGATACAGGCTTTAAGCAGCTAAACGAGATGACAAAGGGTTTTAAAAATGGCGATCTTATAATAATCGCCGCTCGTCCGGGTATGGGAAAGACTACAATATGCTTAAATTTAATGAGTAATGTTTTGCAGGGTGGCAACGGGGTAGTGTTTTTCTCTCTTGAGATGCCTGCCGAGCAGATTATGCTAAGAATGTTAAGCGCTAAGACTTCCATACCTCTTCAAAATATCATGACCGCCAAGATGGATGACGAGGAGTGGAGTAGGCTAAGCGATGCCTGCGAAGATATGTCTCATAAGAAGTTTTTCGTTTATGATAGCGGATATGTCAATATCCATCAGATCAGAACCCAGATGCGCAAGCTAAAGACGAGTCATCCTGAAATTTCGCTTTGTGTGATCGATTATATAGGGCTTATGATGGCCACTTCAAATTACTCAGATAGGCATTTACAAATCGCTGAAATTTCACGTGGTTTAAAGCTTCTTGCACGTGAGCTTGATATGCCTATTATAGCGCTATCTCAGCTTAATCGTAGCCTTGAAGCGCGTGCAAATAAGCGTCCTATGCTAAGCGATCTAAGGGAGTCTGGAGCCATAGAGCAAGATGCCGATATGATACTTTTTGTGTATCGTGACGAGGTCTATTTGGAGCAGGAGGAGAAGGAGCGCGAGAAGCGAGCCAAGGCCGAAGGTAAAGAGTATGTGCCTAAATTTATACCAAACAAGATCGAAGAGGATGCAGAGATAATAATCGGTAAGAATAGAAACGGACCCGTAGGCACGGTTGATGTAATATTTCAGAAGGAATTTACCCGCTTTGTGGATAAGAGTTTTGGTGCAATTCATATGGCGGAATTTACCGGCTGATGGGGTTTTGGTCGTTTGCTAAATTTGCAATTTAACACTTTATGTATAGTAATAAAGTTTTTGAAAGCAAGCGTGAAATAGGGCTGTTTTGCCTTTTTTGTCTTTTTGTTTTAGCCTTTAATTTAGCTATCAAATTTTATGAATTTAAAGGCTTTAAGGCAGACAGGTATGAAATTTTGCAAGCCAAGGTGCTTCAAAGCTATCTAAAGACAAATGATAGAAGTAAAACCTACCGAGTTTTAAGGCTAAAAACAAGAAATTTTACGCTGTATACGACCGCCAAAGTGGATTTTGAGCCCGAGATAAATTCTTATATCTTGCTTAGTCCTATCAAAAATAAACTTGATTTCACTAAATATTTAAGCCGTAGTTTTTATCTGCCAAATTTTGGAGTTTTAGAGATAAGATATAATGAAAATGGCGGGTATTTGGATAAATTTAGAGATAAAATTTATGATTTTATATCCAATCAACACGAAATATCAAAGGCAAAAGAGCTATATACCGCGCTTTTTTTGGCCACTACTATATCCAAGGAGCTAAGAAGCGATGTAAATCACTTCGCGATAGCTCACCTAATAGCCATAAGTGGCTATCATTTGGGGATTATTTTTGGATTTTTATATTTTGTATTTCGTCCGATTTACCGCTATTTTCAAGCCAGATTTTTTCCTTTTAGAAGCGAGAAATTTGATCTAAGTGTAGTTATTTTTATATTTTTATTTGGCTATCTTATATTGATTGGCTTCGTGCCATCTTTTTTGCGCGCATTTTTAATGAGCTTGCTTATTTTTTATATGCTTAGTAGAAATTTGCGGATTATAAGCTTTGAAGCCCTTTTTATCTTGATAGCCCTTGCGGTTAGTTTTATGCCATCGTTACTTTTTAGCGTGGGCTTTTATCTCTCTTGTGCAGGCGTATTTTATATCTATCTTTATTTGCATCATTTTGGGGATAAATTTTCAAACTTCACTCATCTTATTGTGTTAAATTTATGGGTGTATTTAGCTATGATGATCCCTGTTTTATACTTTTTCCCTCTGATTAGCTTTCAGCAATTTGCCGTGCTGCCTCTGAGTTTAATTTTTTTGATATTTTACCCTCTTAGTTTAGTGCTTCATCTTTTAAATTTAGGTGGGATTTTTGATGAAAATTTAATTTGGTTCTTAGAGCTAAGAATGGATAGTGCGAATTTAGATATAAGTTTATATCTCTTTTTAATCTATAATATTTTAAGCCTAATTAGTATAAAAAATAGAAATTTAGCCCTCTTGCTCGTTTTTTCCAATCTCTTTTGCTTTATCTCTTTGCTCTAAAAAGCTACAAAGCTTGACTCCGTATAAAAATATTATCCAAGAGACATAAACCCACAAAAAGAACAAAAGAACGACAGAAAAAGAGCCGTAGATGCTAAGATAGGTTTTGTTATTAACTGCGTAAAATACAAATATATTTTTGCCAAAATACCAGATAAGTGAGGCTACAAATGAACTAGAAAGAGCGTTTCTTATAGCTATTGGACGGCTTACTGAGATGAGATATGTGATGCAAAAAATCGCCCAAATTATTAGATATGGAAATATGCTTAAAAAATTTATCCAATTCGTGTATGAGTTTGAGTTTAGTAGGTTTTGAAGCATATTTGATAGATAAAAACTAAGCCCAAGCCCTATGGGAGCTAGTGTAATAAGCGTCCAATATACACTTAGAGAGCTCCAAAAATTTCTTCCTTCGCTCTTCATGATTTTATTTATCACATATTCGTAATCCATAAAAAACATTATCGAAGTAAAGATAATAGCGCCAAGACCAAGCACTCCTAAGGCCGAGCTGTTTTGTAAAAAGGTCTCTATATGTTCTGTTATCATTTCTTGATTTGAAGGTAGTAAAGATGAAAATATAAATTCTTTTATCTTGCCGTAATATACGCTAAAGCTGGGCATTTGAGTAAATATCGAAAACGAGATTAAAAGCACAGGGATAATCGAAAGCATAGTATGAAAGCTAAGGCTTGAAGCGTAGTGAAGCAGCTGCTTGTCTTTGATGCTAAATGCGATTTTAATATATGCTTTTAAGTCGTCTTTCGTAAATTTCAATTTTCCTATAGCCCCATCTTATTCGGATTTAAAATATTATTCGGATCGAAGGCTTTTTTTATCTCTTTAAATAGAGCCATCTCCACATCTGTAAATGCAAGCGGCATAAATTCGGCCTTGCTTATACCTATGCCATGTTCGCCGCTAAGTGTGCCTCCAAGATCAACGGTGATTTTAAAAATTTCCTCTATCGCCTTGTGTCCGTTTTCTACCTGCGCAGGATCGGTTTTGTCTACCACCATTACGTTTGTATGTACGTTTCCGTCTCCGGTATGCCCAAAGCAAGGTACTTGCACTCCGTAATTGGCAGCTACTTCGCTAATTTTTTCCAACAGTTCAGGAAGCTTTGATCTAGGCACTGTAATATCTTCGTTTAGCTTCAAGGTTCCATATATGTTTATCGCTTGAGAGC
The Campylobacter sp. RM16189 genome window above contains:
- a CDS encoding replicative DNA helicase — translated: MHNLYDLDMERSILSSIIYSGDNLAEIFDTISAGDFYLKGHADVYWAMVECMNADLPIETTFLKTKLGNKFDEEIFANIIGTNSILDIKKYATELREKSIKRSLVQIAHQIPNKVSEDRPSRDMVDELSQSFYSLVEGSGSGVIKDSEEIISDVLAHLEKQKTLEDKDIVGIDTGFKQLNEMTKGFKNGDLIIIAARPGMGKTTICLNLMSNVLQGGNGVVFFSLEMPAEQIMLRMLSAKTSIPLQNIMTAKMDDEEWSRLSDACEDMSHKKFFVYDSGYVNIHQIRTQMRKLKTSHPEISLCVIDYIGLMMATSNYSDRHLQIAEISRGLKLLARELDMPIIALSQLNRSLEARANKRPMLSDLRESGAIEQDADMILFVYRDEVYLEQEEKEREKRAKAEGKEYVPKFIPNKIEEDAEIIIGKNRNGPVGTVDVIFQKEFTRFVDKSFGAIHMAEFTG
- a CDS encoding ComEC/Rec2 family competence protein; protein product: MYSNKVFESKREIGLFCLFCLFVLAFNLAIKFYEFKGFKADRYEILQAKVLQSYLKTNDRSKTYRVLRLKTRNFTLYTTAKVDFEPEINSYILLSPIKNKLDFTKYLSRSFYLPNFGVLEIRYNENGGYLDKFRDKIYDFISNQHEISKAKELYTALFLATTISKELRSDVNHFAIAHLIAISGYHLGIIFGFLYFVFRPIYRYFQARFFPFRSEKFDLSVVIFIFLFGYLILIGFVPSFLRAFLMSLLIFYMLSRNLRIISFEALFILIALAVSFMPSLLFSVGFYLSCAGVFYIYLYLHHFGDKFSNFTHLIVLNLWVYLAMMIPVLYFFPLISFQQFAVLPLSLIFLIFYPLSLVLHLLNLGGIFDENLIWFLELRMDSANLDISLYLFLIYNILSLISIKNRNLALLLVFSNLFCFISLL
- a CDS encoding YihY family inner membrane protein; amino-acid sequence: MGKLKFTKDDLKAYIKIAFSIKDKQLLHYASSLSFHTMLSIIPVLLISFSIFTQMPSFSVYYGKIKEFIFSSLLPSNQEMITEHIETFLQNSSALGVLGLGAIIFTSIMFFMDYEYVINKIMKSEGRNFWSSLSVYWTLITLAPIGLGLSFYLSNMLQNLLNSNSYTNWINFLSIFPYLIIWAIFCITYLISVSRPIAIRNALSSSFVASLIWYFGKNIFVFYAVNNKTYLSIYGSFSVVLLFFLWVYVSWIIFLYGVKLCSFLEQRDKAKEIGKNEQEG